Proteins from a single region of Neodiprion virginianus isolate iyNeoVirg1 chromosome 4, iyNeoVirg1.1, whole genome shotgun sequence:
- the LOC124303431 gene encoding uncharacterized protein LOC124303431, which produces MRAVYSDCFIAALIIQFMTQVHVSSQRVVVSNDGPTILGGSITFRADIYWDDGSRPSGTFSYIWKDDALNPHEYTSPNTGNTTSYWTVTYPVDRNSVGSYRLRLVVEKRIWPIWRVFGNAMIDYKVTELLNGNMTLTQSNEAINGDYISSNSTTDLRINFRKGDYDFVKAKGASSIMTFWFIDCKSFGPSPNFTFNHHFSEVNTTQVIEALVVVSYDPPVTTTTSAPTTVAPLTTTSVPNTTTSTTPSTTTTTLPSTASLAPKVESNATMYSSAFFTCSNATNIPQDPNKTYGYFAKTVKVRAPISNITVSGTNWLQPWEMLSLNVSCKGSGPFKVCLSIHPGNYNITGNETCEAGTILENCSFPIIHYFLEASVYTYLVVLENDVSIQRYPLTINIYKVTTKPQLSVIVVPVSCSLAAMVLIVFGIAYYMQSRARFTVEVADFDFGQHNPELEYKTFTERLRDSINSSLRPGGDRINGYEALNKPLLE; this is translated from the exons ATGCGAGCCGTGTACAGTGATTGTTTCATTGCAGCCTTAATTATCCAATTTATGACTCAAG TCCATGTCTCGAGCCAACGTGTAGTCGTATCGAACGACGGACCCACCATACTTGGGGGCTCGATAACCTTCAGAGCTGATATCTACTGGGATGACGGAAGCAGACCATCGGGAACTTTTTCATATATCTGGAAAGATGACGCGTTGAATCCGCATGAGTATACG TCCCCAAACACAGGGAACACAACTTCTTATTGGACCGTCACATATCCAGTTGATAGAAACAGCGTTGGATCGTATCGGCTGAGGCTGGTTGTGGAGAAGAGGATTTGGCCAATTTGGAGAGTCTTTGGGAATGCGATGATTGATTACAAAGTGACAG AACTTCTTAATGGCAACATGACACTGACTCAGTCAAACGAAGCCATCAATGGCGACTACATCTCGTCCAACTCGACAACAGATTTGAGAATTAACTTTCGCAAGGGTGATTACGACTTTGTTAAGGCTAAGGGTGCGAGCTCGATTATGACCTTCTGGTTTATCGACTGTAAATCGTTTGGACCGTCTCCGAATTTCACGTTCAATCACCATTTTTCGGAAGTAAATACGACCCAAGTTATCGAAGCCCTGGTTGTCGTCTCTTACGATCCACCCGTTACCACTACCACATCCGCGCCAACAACCGTAGCTCCACTCACCACTACATCGGTCCCAAACACAACGACATCGACCACGCCAAGCACAACTACGACGACTTTGCCTAGCACCGCATCGTTAGCGCCAAAAGTTGAATCTAACGCGACGATGTATTCCTCAGCTTTCTTCACATGCTCAAACGCCACTAATATTCCCCAGGATCCAAATAAGACTTACGGTTATTTCGCGAAAACGGTCAAGGTCAGAG cGCCCATCTCAAACATTACCGTCTCCGGTACAAACTGGCTTCAGCCCTGGGAGATGCTGTCCTTGAACGTGAGCTGCAAAGGCTCTGGTCCTTTCAAAGTATGCCTTTCGATACATCCGGGTAACTACAACATTACGGGAAATGAAACCTGCGAGGCTGGTACGATCTTGGAGAACTGCAGCTTCCCGATAATCCATTACTTTCTCGAAGCCAGCGTCTACACGTACCTTGTGGTGTTGGAAAACGACGTCAGCATTCAACGCTACCCTCTgactataaatatatacaaag ttacCACTAAACCCCAACTTTCCGTAATAGTCGTGCCTGTCTCCTGCTCTCTGGCAGCTATGGTTTTGATAGTTTTTGGTATCGCTTACTACATGCAGAGCCGCGCCAGGTTCACCGTCGAAGTGGCAGACTTTGATTTTGGACAGCACAATCCTGAGTTGGAATATAAAACTTTTACCGAGAGATTGCGGGACTCGATTAACAGCTCACTACGGCCCGGAGGAGATAGAATAAAT GGGTACGAGGCACTGAATAAACCGCTCCTAGAGTAA